In one window of Desulforhabdus amnigena DNA:
- the purM gene encoding phosphoribosylformylglycinamidine cyclo-ligase has protein sequence MNKNLYREAGVDLDKANELVKRIKPLVRSTFTSGVITDIGGFGGLYSINCHEMNKPVLVSSTDGVGTKLKVAMWANRHNTVGIDLVAMCVNDIIVQGARPLFFLDYLALGRLDLDMVEQLISGIVAGCKEANCSLVGGETAEMPDFYGIDEYDMAGFAVGLVDNSEIIDGSTIHVGNDIVGMASSGLHSNGYSLVRKVVFEQLKLQPDSFIQECNRTAAEELLEPTRIYVEPVLKILRQFTIAGMVHITGGGFYDNIPRILPRACQALIHQGSWEVPPIFRYLQERADIPDEEMYHVFNNGIGYALVTEPKDTQEIIELLNAMGQRAYRIGEIVPKDENAPAVYIEKR, from the coding sequence ATGAACAAGAACCTATATCGGGAAGCGGGTGTAGATCTGGACAAGGCCAATGAACTGGTGAAACGCATCAAACCTCTCGTGCGTTCCACATTCACAAGCGGTGTCATTACGGACATTGGCGGGTTTGGGGGACTCTACTCCATCAATTGTCATGAAATGAATAAGCCCGTTCTGGTATCGTCCACGGACGGCGTGGGAACGAAATTGAAGGTGGCCATGTGGGCAAACCGGCACAATACCGTCGGCATCGACCTGGTGGCCATGTGTGTAAACGACATTATCGTTCAAGGAGCAAGACCGCTTTTCTTCCTGGACTACCTTGCTTTGGGCCGGCTGGATCTGGACATGGTGGAACAGCTCATCAGCGGAATTGTGGCGGGCTGTAAAGAAGCGAACTGCTCTCTGGTGGGCGGAGAGACAGCGGAAATGCCGGATTTTTATGGCATCGATGAATACGACATGGCGGGCTTTGCCGTAGGCCTGGTGGATAATAGTGAAATCATTGATGGATCGACGATCCATGTGGGAAATGACATCGTCGGCATGGCATCGAGCGGCCTCCATTCCAACGGGTACAGCCTGGTGCGTAAGGTCGTTTTCGAACAGCTCAAGCTGCAGCCGGACAGCTTCATTCAAGAGTGCAATCGCACCGCTGCGGAAGAACTCCTGGAACCGACACGCATCTACGTGGAACCCGTTTTGAAAATTTTGCGTCAATTCACTATTGCAGGAATGGTCCACATTACGGGGGGAGGTTTTTACGACAATATTCCCCGCATCCTTCCCCGCGCTTGTCAGGCATTGATTCATCAAGGATCATGGGAAGTCCCCCCCATTTTCCGCTACCTCCAGGAACGCGCCGACATCCCCGATGAAGAAATGTACCATGTTTTCAACAACGGAATCGGCTATGCACTTGTCACTGAGCCAAAAGACACCCAGGAAATCATTGAATTGCTCAATGCCATGGGGCAGCGAGCCTACCGCATTGGAGAGATTGTTCCCAAGGATGAAAATGCTCCTGCCGTATATATAGAGAAACGATAG
- the mltG gene encoding endolytic transglycosylase MltG, protein MGHFCRIRETFYYFALAVIGVGCILGGLLAFDFWLFLRLPGNFARESKEVSIRSGMNASAVSRLLYRQGVISDARKFYFLCRFRRVGQKLQAGEYAFSSFSTPGQVLDQIVSGRVAVQRVTVPEGSTVRDIARILKEKGLASDEIILSAAGDSNLLRTLGIDANSMEGYLFPDTYYFNRSQDEKAILKTMVHQFWRHLPAGWQERAGELGLTLHEVLTLASIVEKEAVMDSERPVIAGVFFNRLDRDMPLQSDPTAVYDLEGFSGPILWNHLKRESPYNTYRNRGLPIGPICNPGAKSIKAVLFAENVPYLYFVSNSDGTHHFSTSLEEHSQAVFRYRQLKKSTVAGEESGSADTSSP, encoded by the coding sequence ATGGGTCATTTCTGCAGGATCCGGGAAACGTTTTATTATTTCGCCCTTGCTGTGATAGGGGTGGGCTGTATCCTGGGGGGACTGTTGGCTTTTGATTTTTGGCTCTTTTTGCGGTTGCCCGGCAACTTCGCGCGGGAATCGAAAGAAGTGAGCATCCGTTCCGGGATGAATGCATCGGCTGTTTCCCGGCTTCTCTATCGGCAGGGTGTGATCTCGGACGCCCGGAAGTTTTACTTTCTTTGCCGGTTTCGGCGTGTGGGTCAAAAACTCCAGGCGGGGGAGTATGCCTTTTCCTCTTTTTCCACACCCGGCCAGGTGCTCGATCAGATCGTCTCCGGAAGAGTCGCTGTGCAGCGTGTAACTGTGCCCGAAGGTTCGACGGTGCGGGACATTGCACGGATTTTGAAAGAAAAGGGCCTGGCGTCGGATGAGATTATCCTGAGTGCAGCCGGTGATTCGAACCTGCTCCGAACATTGGGAATCGATGCAAACAGCATGGAGGGATATCTTTTCCCTGATACTTATTATTTCAATAGATCGCAAGACGAGAAGGCCATCTTGAAAACCATGGTGCATCAGTTCTGGAGGCATCTGCCGGCCGGTTGGCAGGAACGCGCCGGGGAACTCGGGCTGACCCTGCATGAAGTATTGACTCTGGCTTCCATCGTGGAAAAAGAAGCTGTCATGGATTCGGAGCGGCCGGTTATAGCGGGAGTGTTTTTCAACCGTCTGGACCGGGATATGCCTCTCCAGAGTGATCCTACGGCGGTTTATGACCTGGAGGGTTTTTCTGGACCCATTTTATGGAACCATTTGAAGCGTGAAAGTCCTTATAATACTTATCGAAATAGGGGGCTTCCCATAGGGCCCATATGCAATCCGGGAGCCAAATCCATCAAGGCGGTATTGTTTGCCGAAAATGTTCCCTATCTTTATTTTGTGAGCAACAGCGATGGGACTCATCACTTCTCGACAAGCCTGGAAGAACATTCCCAGGCTGTTTTCCGCTACAGGCAACTGAAAAAATCGACGGTCGCCGGTGAGGAATCCGGTTCTGCCGATACTTCTTCTCCTTAA
- a CDS encoding NTP transferase domain-containing protein, with the protein MKHSKSEKVANVVFAAGKGSRMLGYEGNKTLLPLVPKDSLYKGERPLLVEVLTNLPSGPKGIVVHHCAEDVQRITKGFGAVYLFQPVTNGTGGALLAARPFLESVSEEAVIITMGDVPMIEPTTYEKLVSGLGAHQLMVLGFVPRDRGQYGMLEMEGDRVLRIVEWKYWKTFSAEEQSRLKYCNAGVYAVRRNALLPYLEQLAGRPHRVRKQRGEEWVTIEEYFLTDLVEWMSADGLSIGIVEALEEEVMGVDTPEALGKAQARYAEKLRNQRS; encoded by the coding sequence ATGAAGCATTCCAAATCAGAAAAGGTGGCAAATGTCGTCTTTGCTGCAGGCAAGGGAAGTCGCATGCTCGGCTACGAAGGAAACAAGACGCTGCTTCCCCTGGTTCCCAAAGATTCCCTTTATAAAGGGGAACGTCCCCTGCTTGTGGAAGTTTTGACGAACCTGCCTTCGGGTCCCAAAGGAATCGTTGTCCATCATTGCGCGGAGGATGTGCAGCGGATCACCAAAGGCTTCGGTGCGGTGTACCTTTTTCAGCCGGTCACCAACGGGACGGGAGGAGCTTTACTCGCCGCGCGCCCCTTTCTGGAATCCGTTTCCGAAGAGGCCGTCATCATCACCATGGGAGATGTTCCCATGATAGAACCCACCACGTATGAAAAACTGGTGAGCGGACTGGGCGCGCACCAACTCATGGTCCTCGGGTTTGTTCCGCGGGACAGGGGGCAATACGGCATGCTGGAAATGGAGGGCGACCGTGTGTTGCGCATCGTGGAATGGAAGTACTGGAAAACGTTTTCAGCGGAGGAACAATCCAGGCTGAAATATTGTAACGCCGGGGTCTATGCGGTGCGGCGTAACGCACTGCTTCCGTACTTGGAGCAGCTTGCCGGGCGGCCTCATCGCGTGCGAAAGCAGCGGGGAGAGGAGTGGGTCACCATCGAAGAGTATTTCCTTACGGACCTGGTGGAATGGATGAGCGCCGATGGACTTTCCATCGGGATCGTCGAGGCCCTGGAAGAAGAAGTCATGGGTGTGGATACGCCTGAAGCTCTTGGAAAAGCTCAGGCGCGATATGCAGAAAAGCTGCGCAATCAAAGGAGCTGA
- a CDS encoding ABC transporter ATP-binding protein: MTFIRRRRVILDRIHWSVSPGHHWVVLGANGSGKTTLLQLLAGYLWPSKGQITVLGEKFGQIDLRELRKKIGWVGSFLQAQIPSSEKPLDLIVSGKYASIGIFQTPEEKDYHQARNLAERLHCQHVLDLPYGVLSQGEKQRLLIARSLIHHPQLLILDEPCSGLDIVAREQLLRTLEDLGRAPDAPTMIFVTHYLEEIMPVFSHVFLMEGGRCLAQGRKNEMLRSELLTQAFGIPIDVIEKGNRYWARVSLTP, from the coding sequence GTGACTTTTATCCGTCGGCGTCGTGTGATCCTGGACCGGATTCACTGGTCCGTATCTCCCGGACACCACTGGGTGGTGCTCGGGGCCAACGGTTCGGGAAAGACCACACTTCTCCAGCTTTTGGCGGGATACCTGTGGCCTTCCAAAGGTCAAATCACCGTTCTGGGAGAAAAATTCGGACAGATCGATTTGCGGGAATTGAGGAAAAAAATCGGGTGGGTGGGCTCCTTCCTTCAGGCTCAGATCCCTTCATCCGAAAAGCCGTTGGACCTCATCGTCAGTGGGAAATACGCATCCATCGGTATTTTTCAAACTCCGGAGGAGAAAGATTACCATCAGGCCCGAAATCTGGCAGAGCGTCTCCATTGCCAGCACGTTCTGGACCTTCCCTACGGAGTTCTCTCCCAGGGAGAAAAGCAGCGGCTGCTCATCGCCCGGTCTCTCATCCATCATCCGCAGCTTCTCATCCTGGATGAGCCCTGCTCGGGCCTCGACATAGTGGCACGCGAACAGCTCCTGCGGACCCTGGAAGACCTGGGCAGGGCGCCGGATGCCCCCACAATGATTTTTGTGACACATTATCTGGAAGAAATCATGCCCGTCTTTTCTCATGTATTTCTCATGGAAGGCGGACGCTGCCTGGCACAGGGCAGGAAAAACGAAATGCTAAGATCGGAGCTGTTGACTCAAGCCTTTGGAATTCCCATCGATGTAATCGAAAAAGGAAACCGCTACTGGGCAAGGGTGTCTCTGACTCCGTAG
- a CDS encoding NAD(P)H-quinone oxidoreductase, producing MNEDMMQAVVIRESGKRGDWNSLILDEIPRPTLQAGEVLVQVEACSVNRADLLQRRGLYPPPPGASSVMGLDFAGFVVQKSSDVEAWGLSDRVFGIVAGGGYGRYVAVPHDHLVSIPENLSFVEAAATAEVFFTAFHNLFREAAVRADETLLIHGGGSGVGTAAIQLAREAGVQTIITAGDSEKIAKCLDLGASYGINYKEEDFAARTMELTGGKGVDAILDWIGASYLARHLDILKSRGRLVIIGLMGGNKCEIPLAPLLTKRLRIIGSVLRSQSREEKAALAQDFAEHVGPLLKSGRVCPIIDKIYPIHEVERAHQYLREGKHFGKVVLTWQTGG from the coding sequence ATGAATGAGGATATGATGCAGGCCGTAGTTATCCGGGAATCCGGCAAGAGAGGGGACTGGAATTCCCTGATTCTGGACGAAATTCCCCGCCCCACGCTCCAGGCCGGTGAAGTTCTGGTACAGGTGGAAGCATGTTCGGTCAATCGGGCGGATCTTTTGCAGCGCCGCGGCTTGTACCCGCCTCCCCCCGGCGCATCTTCCGTGATGGGTCTGGATTTTGCCGGATTTGTCGTCCAAAAATCCTCCGATGTGGAGGCATGGGGTCTGAGCGACAGGGTTTTCGGCATAGTGGCCGGCGGAGGCTACGGCCGCTATGTAGCCGTCCCTCACGATCACCTGGTTTCCATTCCCGAAAACCTCAGTTTTGTCGAAGCTGCGGCCACTGCCGAAGTATTTTTCACGGCATTCCACAACCTCTTCAGAGAGGCGGCCGTCAGGGCGGATGAAACACTGCTGATCCACGGGGGCGGGAGCGGCGTAGGAACAGCGGCCATTCAGCTTGCCAGGGAAGCGGGCGTTCAAACGATCATCACAGCCGGCGATTCCGAAAAAATCGCTAAATGTCTCGACCTCGGCGCATCATACGGCATCAACTACAAGGAAGAGGATTTCGCAGCCCGGACCATGGAACTGACCGGGGGCAAGGGAGTGGATGCCATCCTGGATTGGATCGGAGCCTCTTATCTTGCCAGGCATCTGGATATTCTCAAAAGCCGGGGACGTCTCGTAATCATCGGTCTTATGGGGGGCAATAAATGTGAAATCCCCCTGGCTCCCCTTCTCACCAAAAGACTGCGCATCATAGGGTCTGTTCTGCGCAGCCAATCCAGGGAAGAAAAGGCCGCTCTGGCCCAAGACTTTGCGGAGCATGTGGGCCCCCTCTTGAAATCGGGCAGAGTGTGCCCCATCATAGACAAGATTTATCCCATCCATGAAGTCGAAAGGGCTCATCAGTACTTACGTGAAGGGAAGCACTTTGGAAAAGTCGTCCTGACCTGGCAAACCGGTGGTTGA
- the radC gene encoding RadC family protein, translating into MEVGTGVEGHRQRLRERFERSGFEGFHDHEVLELVLSYAIPRRDVKPIAKELMKEFGSLAAVFDAPRVSLEKIPGVGTNAAILINTIPRLMDRYQKDRWKSTPTFNSTQEAAAYLSAHLQTERNEVFCILALTSRNALIAMERIQRGSVNRTAVFPRLVVEAALKHRATAVIFAHNHPGGDPTPSAADRQLTRKLKRILTDLDILVHDHIIIAGPNHYSFSENGGME; encoded by the coding sequence GTGGAAGTAGGCACCGGCGTCGAAGGACACAGGCAAAGGCTGCGGGAAAGATTTGAGCGCAGCGGTTTCGAAGGGTTTCATGATCATGAAGTACTGGAACTGGTGCTTTCCTACGCCATTCCTCGCCGGGACGTCAAACCCATTGCAAAGGAACTCATGAAGGAATTCGGCAGCCTCGCAGCAGTGTTTGACGCCCCGCGGGTCAGCCTCGAAAAGATCCCCGGCGTGGGGACGAACGCCGCTATTCTGATCAACACGATCCCCCGCCTCATGGACCGCTATCAGAAGGACCGCTGGAAATCGACTCCCACATTCAATTCCACCCAGGAAGCAGCCGCCTACCTGTCGGCTCATCTACAAACGGAACGCAATGAAGTCTTCTGCATACTCGCACTGACCAGCCGCAATGCGTTGATTGCCATGGAACGGATCCAGAGAGGCAGCGTGAACCGAACGGCGGTTTTCCCAAGGCTTGTGGTGGAGGCCGCCCTGAAGCATCGTGCTACGGCGGTCATCTTCGCTCACAATCATCCGGGCGGAGATCCCACACCTTCTGCCGCAGATCGACAGTTGACGCGCAAATTGAAACGTATTCTGACCGATCTGGATATCCTCGTCCATGACCACATCATCATCGCAGGTCCAAACCATTATTCTTTCAGTGAAAATGGAGGGATGGAATGA
- a CDS encoding MlaC/ttg2D family ABC transporter substrate-binding protein: MTIRMTFRYAIKAMPLAFFLLSAVALVSADSGPLQVIQSGTDRALDILHSSQAGKAPTIRQRRAEILTIVDEYFDFYEMGKRALGRPWKDQPAQKQKEFVDLFKQLLFNTYVDRVETYTGSEEKVVYDNEEIKGTYAFVKTRVLNYKNTDVAVDYRLQLKDGKWKVYDVIVEGVSLVSNYRSQFNSILANEDFDALLKKLREKVAEWK; encoded by the coding sequence ATGACTATTAGAATGACTTTCAGGTATGCAATCAAAGCGATGCCTCTCGCATTCTTCCTTCTTTCGGCCGTCGCGTTGGTCTCGGCAGACTCGGGCCCCTTGCAGGTGATTCAGTCGGGGACTGACCGGGCCCTGGATATACTGCACAGTTCGCAGGCGGGGAAGGCTCCGACAATTCGGCAGCGCAGAGCGGAAATTCTCACCATCGTTGACGAATACTTTGATTTTTATGAAATGGGAAAGCGGGCTCTCGGCCGCCCCTGGAAGGATCAACCGGCTCAAAAGCAAAAGGAGTTCGTAGATCTTTTCAAGCAGCTCCTCTTCAATACATATGTGGACCGTGTAGAAACTTATACCGGCTCGGAAGAAAAAGTGGTTTACGACAACGAAGAGATCAAGGGGACATATGCCTTCGTAAAGACACGAGTATTGAACTATAAGAATACCGATGTGGCCGTGGATTATCGACTGCAGCTCAAGGACGGTAAATGGAAGGTCTATGATGTCATCGTGGAGGGTGTAAGCCTTGTGAGCAATTACCGGAGCCAGTTCAATTCCATTCTGGCCAATGAAGACTTCGACGCTCTTCTGAAAAAATTGCGTGAAAAGGTTGCAGAGTGGAAGTAG
- the fabD gene encoding ACP S-malonyltransferase — translation MKDWVFLFPGQGSQYVGMGIEFYEAYSEVRELFSHAGDILKMDVAKLCFEGPEDVLVMTENVQPAITVVNLACFTVLQLHEIYPVAAAGHSLGEYSALYAAGVMSLKDVLNLVKWRGVYMQEAAEQEPGSMAAIMDLDEEKILEICRVCGVEVANINCPDQTIITGRVEPIQQAIAMSDEAGAKKCMQLNVSGPWHSRCMHLAREKFEPIVNECEFYDPQIPVINNIDAMPLKSAGELKAKLVDQICGSVLWRQSMEKLIEMGHTHFVEVGPKKVLRGLMRRINRNVKVYNVEDTASLASFLQANQ, via the coding sequence ATGAAGGATTGGGTCTTTCTCTTTCCTGGCCAGGGATCTCAATATGTTGGAATGGGAATCGAGTTCTACGAAGCCTACAGTGAGGTTCGCGAGCTTTTTTCACATGCCGGTGATATTCTTAAGATGGATGTTGCCAAACTCTGCTTTGAGGGTCCTGAAGATGTTTTGGTCATGACAGAGAATGTTCAGCCCGCCATAACCGTTGTCAACCTGGCTTGTTTTACGGTTTTGCAGCTTCATGAAATCTATCCTGTTGCGGCTGCCGGGCACAGTTTGGGTGAGTACAGCGCACTTTACGCCGCCGGTGTAATGAGCCTCAAAGACGTTCTAAACCTGGTGAAATGGCGTGGTGTGTACATGCAGGAAGCTGCAGAACAGGAACCCGGTTCAATGGCCGCCATTATGGATCTGGATGAAGAAAAAATCCTGGAAATTTGCCGTGTTTGTGGAGTTGAAGTTGCCAATATCAACTGCCCTGACCAGACAATTATCACTGGGCGCGTCGAACCCATTCAACAAGCCATCGCCATGAGTGATGAGGCGGGGGCGAAAAAATGCATGCAGCTCAATGTCAGCGGCCCCTGGCATAGCCGATGTATGCATCTCGCTCGGGAAAAATTCGAACCTATTGTGAATGAATGCGAATTTTATGACCCTCAGATTCCCGTGATCAACAATATTGACGCTATGCCGCTCAAGAGTGCAGGCGAATTGAAAGCCAAACTGGTGGATCAGATCTGTGGTTCAGTTCTCTGGCGCCAGTCTATGGAAAAGCTCATTGAAATGGGACATACTCATTTTGTAGAGGTCGGGCCCAAAAAAGTGCTTCGTGGCCTCATGCGGAGGATCAACCGCAATGTGAAGGTGTATAATGTAGAAGATACGGCAAGCCTTGCAAGCTTTCTGCAGGCGAATCAATAG